The Belonocnema kinseyi isolate 2016_QV_RU_SX_M_011 chromosome 1, B_treatae_v1, whole genome shotgun sequence genomic interval CAAATGAAGAGTATTCTGAAAAACGAGGTGAGCTTTAAATCTTATTATACCATTAAATGTATAATTCCTATGTTTTGTGTGCGTAAAATTactaactttaattaatgtattattaaatatatatattgtttacaattaaattatgAGGTTATATTTGCAGGTTCCAATGAATTGCGTCGAAATTCATTGAATGGCTGTTCAAAATCAACTGAAAACAAAGGAGAACGATCGAGTTATAACCGGGAATATAATTCAGTAGAACGAGGTAAAAGTTACACCTGTTTAATGTAGAGTAATAGTGAAAATGTTTGAATAGCTTTTTCTGTCCATGTGTAATTCCTGTTTTCGGGCTtatgtcaaaaattattatttcgaatatttaaagaGCGCGATAACGTGTGCGAAAGTTTGACAGAAAACAATTAAGAAACAACTGAGAAATGCCGAGATAGTAACGAATCGTTACAAGATTCAGTAGCAggtatatatttcatatttttctgatgataatttgtacattttaataaaaGCAGATATTACATCAGTTGATATAAATTCACTGATATTGCTTTTAATTCATGTTCTCAACAAAAAGGAGATACACGGAAAACATATATTGATTTGTATAACCTTtaagaaaatcatagaaaaatcctcaaattcatatttgaatatttttgcaatagaatcattaggtttttttttaatcgtgaaaaacttgAAATACTTTTCGAACAATGGAAttttatgcagaaaaaaattggaattttttattgagttgaaacaTTATTTATCTCTGGGTGGAATACTGGATATGTTTNNNNNNNNNNNNNNNNNNNNNNNNNNNNNNNNNNNNNNNNNNNNNNNNNNNNNNNNNNNNNNNNNNNNNNNNNNNNNNNNNNNNNNNNNNNNNNNNNNNNGGGTGGTAAGTGATTTCGTTCGAGATCATGTAGCTGTACATGGATGCAAACAAAATATGAACCTCAATTTTGAgagttcaaaaagaaaatatgatggAGTCTTTAGATATCTATCGCGAGGATTGTTCACAAGGAAACTTCGCAATGGAGAAGAAATATCTCGCTCTTGGCTCGTTTTTTCAGAATGGCAAGGTACCGTTTTTTGTGTACCATGCCTTCTATTTGATCTTGATTGTTCTTTTAATGGAAGGAACGGTTTCAATGACTGGAAACACGCGGGTTCTAGTGTTTCTGATCATGAAAATTCTCGCTGCCATACAGAAAATGTCTTTAAGCTAAAGCAATTAGCTAACACTCAAAACAGAATCGATGGCAATTTAACCTCTCAACTTGAGGGGGAGATTTCCTATTGGAAAAGTGTTTTACGTAGAGTTGTTTCAGCTACAAAAACTTTTGCTTCGCGTGGTCTTGCGTTTAGGGGTAGCGATGAAACATTAGGCTCACCAGATAATGGCAACTTTCTAATGCTGATCGAATTTCTCGCGGAATTTGATCCTTTTATGGAGGATCACATCAGGAAGTTTGGCAACAAGGGCTCTGGTAGAACTAGTTATTTAACTAAAGCAACGTATGAAGAATTTCTTGCGTTGATGGCGGAAGcgttgttaaaaactaaaattgaagaaattaaaaaagcgaaatattattcaataatagtAGATTCAACACCTGATGTATCACACGTAGACCAACTTGCCTTCGTAATTAGATTTGTCACTGACGATGGTGATCCGGTAGAACGTTTTTTGTTATTCGTTAAGAATCCCGGGCATAAGGGACATGAATTGGCAGATGCAGTGGTTTCTACTATGGAGGCTTTCGGCCTGAAAGTTATTGACTGCAGAGGTCAATCTTACGATAACGCCAGCAATTGTTCAGGAATGTACAAGGGTTTACAAGTGCGAATTCGCGGAATCAATGGTTTAGCTATTTATGCTCCATGTGGTGCTCACTCTTTGAATTTGGTAGGAGTTCATGCAGTGGAAAGTTGTTCAgaagcagttttattttttaacgtgcTTCAAACATTGTACAATTTCTTCACAGCGTCTACACATCGATGGGAAATTTTAAGGTCCACTGAAAAAACTAAATCAATCACATTAGCATCTTTGTCCACTACTAGATGGTCTGCTCGTGATGACGCAGTTGAggttttgaatcaatattttcagGACATAGTTGAGATTTTAAAAACGATAGAAAAAACTGATACGGAAAATGCAATAACCAAACAGGAAGCTAAAGGCATTCGTGAACAATTGGAAAAACTGGAGGTTGCTTTTATGCTGGTTTTGTGGTCTTTTTTGCTTTCAAGAATCAACGGTGTCAGTCAGAAATTGCAAAAAGTTGACATTAGCATTGCTGAGGTTATCGGTCAGTACCGTGGGCTCATAAAAATGGTTGCTTACACTCGGaatgaattttatagttttgaaCGAAAAGCACTCCAAATATCCGCTACTCAATTGTATGCGTCAGATTTTTCccggaaaaaaataagaaaactacGTGTCGATGAAACAATAGATAGTGAAGTTCAATTTTCGGGTCGGAACGTGTTTAGAGTTAATACTTTCAACGTCATTTTAGATAAGTTGTCAACTGAACTAGAAGAAAGATGTGCAAAATATCAAGTTATTTATGAAAACTTTGCCATTATCACTCAATTTGATAAGCTAGAATCAAGTGAAATTCGTGCGAAATCAAAATTACTCAGAGAAATCTATCACTCGGACTTTGAATCTTCATTGGACGATGAGTTTGTTCACTTTTACGCATTTTGTCATGACAAACAAATTCAGCAAAAGTCTCCATTAGAGTTATTAAGATATCTCCGTGGAAATGATTTGTCTTGTGTCTTTCCGAATGTTGAAATTGCTTATAGAATATTCATTACTATTGCTGTGACCAACTGTAGcgcagaaaaaaaaaactatttgcgcTCCACAATGAAAGAAGATCGCCTTAACAGCTTAGCAATTTTGTGTTTCGAATCTGAGTTGCTGCGTTCTTTGGACTTCGACAACTTAATCACCCAATTTGCCAATAAAAAAGTTCGGCGAGTATTTatctaagaaaaatattgtttctctgacaaaactaaaaaaatgatgcTAGTTCCTGAGTATCTTATTATTATGGtgtagaaaatattcttaagaaataCAAACAgtgatcaaaaaatttgttggatttgttttgtttattatcgTTTACCATATatcactgaaaatattttgaagcaaaagttAAACAACAAGCGATATTGTTCGCATTGGTTTttatcaacatttgaatttttgactttaaaaaaaaaattaacgaaatggtggctgttttttctgaaattggtaAGAgtcgatttttttgaaatatcgacactcatattttttgccaattttttaatttgtaccatTATCGGGAAATTATCTTGTGAGTCTTATTTGGGATAAATAACTTTTGtgaccaggagaatttttttcataaaaacgaattttcgcatttttaacgcAAATAccaatagatacgaaaaaatattttataaaatattttgcacagttAAGAGAGTTTGACAAAAAGAACttttactcatttatgatatcttgtGCCATTTCcgagcaaaatataaaaattcaattttcattagcaAAAAAATTCTCTTGGTCTTTAAAGTGGTTTGGTCCACATAAAACCTATAAAATATCTTacttatataaacaaaatatgttagaaatattaataaaagcgGAAAAAGTCAGGAGCCCAATCGTGTTCAGCCGTTTTGgccatttgaacaatttttatatcaCCTTTTTCGCAATCTTCGTCTTTCAAATGTCACATTTTTGTATTACCGAGATGGACGG includes:
- the LOC117180764 gene encoding zinc finger MYM-type protein 1-like is translated as MNDYRKKLSGAAYKKRAAEKSQKEQEALQKTRKLDSFFKEKQIDEKCVHDTNEEYSEKRGSNELRRNSLNGCSKSTENKGERSSYNREYNSVERENVFKLKQLANTQNRIDGNLTSQLEGEISYWKSVLRRVVSATKTFASRGLAFRGSDETLGSPDNGNFLMLIEFLAEFDPFMEDHIRKFGNKGSVDSTPDVSHVDQLAFVIRFVTDDGDPVERFLLFVKNPGHKGHELADAVVSTMEAFGLKVIDCRGQSYDNASNCSGMYKGLQVRIRGINGLAIYAPCGAHSLNLVGVHAVESCSEAVLFFNVLQTLYNFFTASTHRWEILRSTEKTKSITLASLSTTRWSARDDAVEVLNQYFQDIVEILKTIEKTDTENAITKQEAKGIREQLEKLEVAFMLVLWSFLLSRINGVSQKLQKVDISIAEVIGQYRGLIKMVAYTRNEFYSFERKALQISATQLYASDFSRKKIRKLRVDETIDSEVQFSGRNVFRVNTFNVILDKLSTELEERCAKYQVIYENFAIITQFDKLESSEIRAKSKLLREIYHSDFESSLDDEFVHFYAFCHDKQIQQKSPLELLRYLRGNDLSCVFPNVEIAYRIFITIAVTNCSAEKKNYLRSTMKEDRLNSLAILCFESELLRSLDFDNLITQFANKKVRRVFI